In one window of Chryseobacterium viscerum DNA:
- a CDS encoding catalase, with product MKKNVFLAGILMMSTLYSQQLTTNTGSPVGDNQNSKTVGNNGPVLLEDIHLIEKLAAFDRERIPERVVHARGAGAIGEFVADADFSDVTMADFLSKTGKKTPVLVRFSTVVHQQGSPETFRDPRGFAVKFYTDQGNYDLVGNNLPVFFIRDAMKFPDMVHAFKPSPVTNNASDNNRVFDFMANIPEATHMLTWLFSDYGIPASYREMQGNGVHAFKWVNAKGEVTYVKYKWVPQQGEKNLTQEEADKIQSTQIEHATRDLYSAIQNKNFPKWDLYVQMLKKDDFEKLDFNPVDVTKIWPESIAKSVKAGTMTLNQNPTNYFQQVEQAAFSPGTLVPGIEPSEDKLLQGRLFSYFDTQRHRIGGNFQQLPINASKNEVMTYNQNGYMSMRPQSGEVNYQPSAGKPEVTDNKKFKYSQTAFPAGTSSVQAKIDKENNFKQAGELYRSFSKKDQDNLIKNLGNALNSVTNKKVVAKMISYFYQADSEYGKRLAQYVKMDRQQLESLLSSK from the coding sequence ATGAAAAAAAATGTGTTTTTAGCTGGGATTCTCATGATGTCTACACTGTATTCCCAGCAACTGACAACTAATACGGGAAGCCCTGTAGGAGATAACCAGAATTCTAAAACGGTAGGAAATAACGGACCTGTTTTACTGGAGGATATTCATTTAATTGAGAAGCTGGCCGCTTTTGACAGAGAAAGGATTCCTGAAAGGGTAGTACATGCGAGAGGGGCTGGTGCCATTGGTGAATTTGTTGCAGATGCTGATTTTTCAGATGTTACCATGGCTGATTTTCTATCAAAAACAGGAAAGAAAACACCTGTATTGGTAAGGTTTTCTACAGTAGTACATCAGCAGGGATCTCCGGAAACCTTCAGAGATCCAAGAGGATTTGCTGTTAAATTTTATACTGATCAGGGGAATTATGATTTAGTAGGTAACAATTTACCGGTGTTTTTCATCAGAGATGCCATGAAATTTCCTGATATGGTTCACGCTTTTAAACCATCTCCGGTTACCAATAACGCTTCTGATAATAATAGGGTTTTTGATTTTATGGCTAATATTCCCGAAGCTACACATATGCTGACCTGGTTATTCTCAGATTACGGAATTCCTGCCAGTTACAGGGAAATGCAGGGAAATGGAGTGCATGCCTTCAAATGGGTCAATGCGAAAGGAGAAGTAACCTATGTGAAGTACAAATGGGTTCCTCAGCAAGGCGAAAAGAATCTTACTCAGGAAGAAGCGGATAAAATTCAATCTACACAAATAGAACATGCGACGAGAGATTTGTACAGTGCGATTCAGAATAAAAACTTTCCGAAGTGGGATTTGTATGTGCAGATGCTGAAAAAAGATGATTTTGAAAAGCTTGATTTTAATCCGGTAGATGTGACCAAAATTTGGCCGGAATCTATTGCAAAATCGGTTAAAGCAGGAACGATGACTCTTAATCAGAATCCAACGAACTATTTTCAGCAGGTAGAGCAGGCTGCTTTTTCTCCAGGAACTCTTGTGCCAGGAATTGAACCGTCAGAAGATAAACTGTTACAGGGAAGACTGTTTTCTTATTTTGACACCCAAAGACACAGAATTGGAGGGAATTTCCAGCAGTTGCCGATTAATGCATCAAAAAATGAGGTTATGACATACAATCAAAATGGCTACATGTCTATGAGACCTCAAAGCGGCGAAGTTAACTACCAGCCTTCAGCGGGAAAACCGGAAGTGACTGATAATAAAAAATTCAAATACTCCCAGACCGCTTTTCCGGCAGGTACATCATCGGTACAGGCTAAAATAGATAAAGAAAATAATTTTAAACAGGCTGGAGAACTGTACAGGTCTTTCTCTAAAAAGGATCAGGATAACTTGATTAAAAACCTTGGAAATGCTTTGAACAGCGTTACCAATAAAAAAGTAGTGGCTAAAATGATCTCTTACTTCTATCAGGCAGACTCAGAATATGGAAAACGTCTGGCACAATATGTTAAAATGGACCGTCAGCAGTTGGAGTCCTTATTATCTTCAAAATAA
- a CDS encoding ankyrin repeat domain-containing protein has protein sequence MKYLISLVILFFAIGRMNAQDIFSQAKKGNVEAISQFKNDIDSKNTEGYTPLILAVYHNHYEAARWLLENGAKPDLQDQSGNTALMGATFKGYKEMVSLLISFKADMNARNYNDATALIYAAVFGRTEILKILIEKGADKNIKDNRGNTALQHALMQNNEEAVKLLQKESVSK, from the coding sequence ATGAAATATTTGATTTCCCTTGTCATTCTGTTTTTTGCGATTGGCAGGATGAATGCGCAGGACATCTTTTCGCAGGCAAAGAAAGGCAATGTAGAAGCCATATCTCAATTTAAAAACGATATTGATTCTAAAAACACAGAAGGCTATACTCCCTTAATTTTAGCCGTATATCATAATCATTACGAAGCAGCTCGGTGGCTGCTTGAAAACGGAGCAAAACCCGATCTGCAGGACCAGAGTGGTAATACTGCATTAATGGGTGCCACCTTTAAAGGATATAAAGAAATGGTTTCATTACTCATTTCCTTTAAAGCAGATATGAATGCCAGAAATTATAATGATGCTACAGCTCTGATTTATGCAGCCGTTTTTGGCAGAACAGAAATCCTGAAAATACTCATAGAAAAAGGAGCTGATAAGAATATAAAAGATAACAGAGGAAACACAGCTTTGCAGCATGCTCTGATGCAGAATAATGAAGAGGCCGTGAAATTGCTTCAGAAAGAATCAGTAAGTAAATAA
- a CDS encoding response regulator transcription factor has protein sequence MDRKIIIADDHFVVRLGTTLILESHYKDVKISYAESYTDLTAQLLVEKFDLLILDINMPESKYLSMIGEVKKIQPDLKILVFSVYDNDIAVQYIIEGADGYINKLCDENNILEAVGNIFETGTYYSPDIVKKLVSSAKKDTPVNPIEALSEREKEIFDLLIKGYGNIEISNELNLHLSTVSTYKARVYKKLNIKNTVDLVRLGDKNQAHKYK, from the coding sequence ATGGATAGAAAAATTATTATTGCTGATGATCATTTTGTAGTGAGATTGGGAACTACCCTCATTTTGGAATCCCACTACAAAGATGTGAAGATTTCTTACGCAGAATCTTATACAGATCTGACAGCTCAACTGCTCGTTGAGAAATTCGACTTATTGATCCTGGATATCAATATGCCGGAGAGTAAATATCTGAGCATGATTGGTGAAGTAAAAAAAATACAGCCTGACCTTAAGATTTTAGTGTTTTCAGTATATGACAATGATATTGCAGTACAATATATCATTGAAGGGGCCGACGGATACATTAATAAATTATGTGATGAAAATAATATCCTGGAAGCAGTGGGAAATATCTTTGAAACAGGAACATATTATTCTCCGGATATTGTAAAAAAACTGGTTTCTTCAGCTAAAAAAGATACTCCTGTCAACCCGATAGAAGCTTTATCCGAAAGGGAAAAGGAAATATTTGATTTATTGATAAAAGGATATGGCAATATTGAGATCTCGAATGAACTGAACCTGCATCTTTCTACAGTAAGCACCTATAAAGCAAGAGTCTACAAAAAACTGAACATTAAAAACACAGTAGATCTTGTACGGTTAGGAGATAAAAACCAGGCACACAAATACAAATAA